TTTGATCAAAGTGGACAACGGTAAAGCAGCCTCCCTGAAGGCGCTGTTTGCCGGCCTGAACGACGTGGTCATGCAAATGATCCACATGGTGATGTATGTGGCACCTTTGGGCGTATTTGCACTGATGGCCGGCATCATTACCGATGTTGCCGGCAATAATCCTGCCGACACCATCAGCCTTTTTGCTTCCCTGGGCATGTATGCCCTCTCGGTGGTTCTTGGATTGTTTTTGCTGGTATTTGGCTTCTACCCCCTGATGATACATTTCTTTACTCGCCTGCGATACTTCGAGTTTTTGCGCGGCATGGCCCCGGCTCAGTTACTGGCCTTCAGCACCAGCTCGAGCGCCGCCACCCTGCCCATGACCATGCAGTGTTGCGAGGAAAACCTGAAAGTGAAAAACGAGGTAGCCAGTTTCGTGCTTCCGCTGGGCGCTACCATCAACATGGATGGTACGAGCCTCTATCAGGCCGTGGCGGCTGTTTTTCTCGCACAGATTTACGGCATGGATCTTACCCTGGCACAACAGCTCACCATCATACTTACGGCCACCCTGGCAAGTATCGGTTCTGCTGCCGTACCGGGTGCAGGCATGATTATGCTCGTCATCGTGCTTGGAGCTGTGGGCATACCCGCCGAGGGCATCGCCCTCATTTTTGCTGTGGACAGGCCCCTCGATATGCTTCGCACTGTGGTCAACGTTACCGGCGATGCCGGAGTGGCCTGCATCGTGGCTACCACCGAAAACAAAATGAAACCTCAAAACCATACAACATGAACCGGATTCCGGCATTATTGCTTAGCCTCTTCATAGCGACAGTTGCAAATGCGCAACTAACACAATATCAAAACATAAAGCTTGGAAATTTCAGCGGCCCCAATGAACCCAGCATTTGGATTAATCCCAAAAATCCGAATCAGATCATGGCCGGGTCGAACCTCAACTACTGGTATTATTCTCAGGATGGCGGCTACACCTGGACTTCGGGTATCCTCACCGAACCCGTGCTGGGCGTGTGGGGCGATCCGGTGATCATCACCGATACCCTGGGCGATTTTTATTATTTTCACCTGTCGAATCCGGTAAATGGCAGCTGGATTGACCGCATCGTTTGCCAGAAGTTCGATAAAAACACAAATACCTGGGGAGCAGGAACATACATGGGGCTGAATGGCACCAAAGCACAGGACAAACACTGGGCCGTGATTGATCCGGCTACCAACACCATTTACGTGACCTGGACGCAATTCGACACCTATGGCAGCAGCAACCCCAACTGCCAGAGCAACATACGTTTCAGCAAATCGACCGATGGCGGCCAAACCTGGTCGGATGCCATCACCATCAACCAGGTGCCCGGCGATTGCATCGACAGCGACAACACTGTGGAAGGGGCTGTGCCAGCTGTTGGACCCAATGGGGAGGTTTATGTGGCCTGGGCTGGTCCGCTGGGTATTGTGTTCGACCGCTCGCTCGATGGTGGCCAAACCTGGCTCGACAACGACATCTTTGTGACCGATCAACCCGGTGGCTGGGATATCAGCATACCGGGCATCTACCGTTGCAACGGCATGCCGGTTACGGTTTGCGACCTCAGCAACGGCCCGAACAGGGGCACCATCTACATCAACTGGGCCGACCAGCGCAATGGCACCAACGATACCGACATCTGGCTGACAAAATCCACTGATGGCGGCAGCACCTGGAGCGCTCCGATCAGGGTGAACGACGACCCGCCGGGAAAACACCAGTTTTTCACCTGGATGACCATTGACCAATCCACCGGCTACCTGTATTTTGTGTTTTACGACCGGCGCAACCACAGCAACAACGCCACCGATGTGTACATGGCAGTGTCGTACGACGGGGGCGGGACTTTTACAAATTTCAAGGTCAGCGAAAGTCCTTTTACACCTTCAGGCGGCCAGTTTTTCGGCGATTACAACAACATCTCGGCTGTGAACGGAATGGTGCGGCCCATCTGGACCCGACGCGAAAACAATGGCAGCCTGGCCATCTACACAGCCATAGTGGATATGACCACTTTCCTGCCCGAAAGCGACGAAGGCATGCTTCACCTTGAACCCAGCTCGCCCAATCCTTTCAACCAACATACGATTTTTTCCTTCCGCATCACCAAACCCTCGCAGGTGCTGTTGTCGGTGCTCGACGCCAGAGGCAGCGAGGTGGCGCGCCTGCGCGATGAGTTTATGCCGGCCGGAAAATATGAGGTGATCTTCGACAATGCCACACATCAGCTCGCACCAGGGGTGTATTTTCTGAGCCTGAAAAGCAACCAGGCCCAAAAAAAACAAAAAGTGATCCTCACCCGCTGAATCCTGCAACCCTCATCGCATGCAAAGCGTCATTCAGCCGGGCAGTGAACAAACCTGCCCTCGTTTTGTATTGCTGATTGCCAAACAACACCATCATGGTTGAACCACAGTTGAGACCTATACTCGATACCATCCGTCACCAATTGATCCTCAATGGCCAGGTCGATCTGACCTTCGACCGGCTTGCACAATCCGGAAACATTGATGTGCACCAGTTGCGCATGCACGTGCAAACCCCCGACGAATTGGTGGAACACCTGCTCGAATACGAACTGGAAAAGTTCAGCGACATCGTCAGCGGCATCAACGGAGATAGCAATGCCATAGATGCCATGTTGCTGGTTTCGAAGCGTATAGCCGAACGTTTCAGCGAGATTTTTCCTTCTGTTTCGCCCCAGCTCAAACTGCTTTATCCCCAGGCCTGGCAAAATCAATTTGAAAAACGACTTGAGTTTATCTCCGGCAGCATCCGGCGCAACCTCAACAGTGGCATCGCCCAGGGCATGTATCGCAGCGACCTGAGCACCGAACTCATCGCCCGGCTTTATCTGGCCCGCATCATCGACATCCACAATCCCGAATTGTTTCCGCCCGAGAGCTTCTCGTTCGAGATTTTGTTTGCACAAGCCTTCGAAAGCCTGATCAGAAGTGTGGCTACACCCGAGGGACTGGCCTACTTCGTGGAGCGGAAGAAGTTTTACCGGATTTGATGCATATAAAAGCTTAGTTCATTTTCACATACTGTTTTACTCTGGATATAACCTGAGGTAATATTTTGAACCGGGTACGACAGGTCAACACCACCGCTGACTAACCTCAATTCCGCACAATCCTGTCATTTCAAGGTTGGGGAGTTCAGCAACCCAATGGAAATGTTGCGGTTAATCAATCCTTTGGTACTGCTCACGCGGGCAAACAGGTAAAACTTTACCGATTTCCGCAATCGTATGCGGTGCGTGCCCCACAAAGTTTATTTTTGCAAAAACAGCACGCAATACGTATGCAGAAACAAGCCGCAACCAGGGCCATAACCGGCCTTCCCACTGATATTTACAGGCCGCAGCATCACGTGCGCATCGTCACCGCTGCCTCGCTGTTCGACGGGCACGATGCAGCCATCAACATCATGAGACGCATATTGCAGGCCAGCGGGGCCGAGGTGATACACCTCGGACACAACCGCTCAGTGCACGAGATCGTGCAGGCTGCCATTCAGGAAGATGCACAGGCCATTGCCATCACCTCCTATCAGGGAGGGCATATGGAATTTTTCAAATACA
This window of the Bacteroidota bacterium genome carries:
- a CDS encoding dicarboxylate/amino acid:cation symporter, with product MKKLTALPLHWLILLGMLAGILFGLLAVAAGWHQFTTDWIKPWGTIFINLLKVIAIPLIVVSLISGIAGLGDVGSLSRIGLKTIALYLITTVVAVTVGLLVANLIGPGNFLSPEKSAEFQARFAERSALQPEVSRGPLQFVVDLVPDNIFAALSQNARMLQVIFFSLLFGLALIKVDNGKAASLKALFAGLNDVVMQMIHMVMYVAPLGVFALMAGIITDVAGNNPADTISLFASLGMYALSVVLGLFLLVFGFYPLMIHFFTRLRYFEFLRGMAPAQLLAFSTSSSAATLPMTMQCCEENLKVKNEVASFVLPLGATINMDGTSLYQAVAAVFLAQIYGMDLTLAQQLTIILTATLASIGSAAVPGAGMIMLVIVLGAVGIPAEGIALIFAVDRPLDMLRTVVNVTGDAGVACIVATTENKMKPQNHTT
- a CDS encoding T9SS type A sorting domain-containing protein yields the protein MNRIPALLLSLFIATVANAQLTQYQNIKLGNFSGPNEPSIWINPKNPNQIMAGSNLNYWYYSQDGGYTWTSGILTEPVLGVWGDPVIITDTLGDFYYFHLSNPVNGSWIDRIVCQKFDKNTNTWGAGTYMGLNGTKAQDKHWAVIDPATNTIYVTWTQFDTYGSSNPNCQSNIRFSKSTDGGQTWSDAITINQVPGDCIDSDNTVEGAVPAVGPNGEVYVAWAGPLGIVFDRSLDGGQTWLDNDIFVTDQPGGWDISIPGIYRCNGMPVTVCDLSNGPNRGTIYINWADQRNGTNDTDIWLTKSTDGGSTWSAPIRVNDDPPGKHQFFTWMTIDQSTGYLYFVFYDRRNHSNNATDVYMAVSYDGGGTFTNFKVSESPFTPSGGQFFGDYNNISAVNGMVRPIWTRRENNGSLAIYTAIVDMTTFLPESDEGMLHLEPSSPNPFNQHTIFSFRITKPSQVLLSVLDARGSEVARLRDEFMPAGKYEVIFDNATHQLAPGVYFLSLKSNQAQKKQKVILTR